A genomic window from Arthrobacter globiformis includes:
- a CDS encoding 30S ribosomal protein bS22 produces the protein MGSVIKKRRKRMAKKKHRKLLRKTRHQRRNKK, from the coding sequence GTGGGTTCAGTTATTAAGAAGCGTCGCAAGCGTATGGCCAAGAAGAAGCACCGCAAGTTGCTTCGTAAGACCCGCCACCAGCGCCGCAACAAGAAGTAG
- a CDS encoding helix-turn-helix domain-containing protein, with protein sequence MSAESNFSNAKFLTVAEVAEVMRVSKMTVYRLVHSGEMPAVRFGRSYRVPETAVEQYLKGAVVDGHTGTA encoded by the coding sequence ATGTCCGCAGAGTCGAACTTCTCGAACGCCAAGTTCTTGACCGTGGCCGAGGTGGCTGAGGTTATGCGTGTCTCCAAAATGACCGTGTACCGCCTTGTCCATTCGGGGGAGATGCCAGCCGTCAGGTTCGGCCGCTCCTACCGCGTCCCGGAGACCGCCGTCGAACAGTACCTCAAGGGTGCTGTCGTGGACGGTCATACGGGCACCGCCTAA
- a CDS encoding 3-deoxy-7-phosphoheptulonate synthase, which translates to MSATATETQQSTSKRQSTSNLRVSEITALPTPQEMIAELPLDAKAADVVERGRDEVRAIMDGVDDRLLVIVGPCSIHDPKAGLEYAHRLVSQAEKHKEDLLIVMRTYFEKPRTTVGWKGLINDPHLDGSHDIATGLRAARQFLQQVTSLGLPTATEFLEPISPQYMADLVSWGAIGARTTESQIHRQLASGLSMPIGFKNGTDGDLQVAVDACSAAAAAQAFLGIDGDGRAALVSTAGNPDTHVILRGGRKGPNYSAADVEAASAKLAAKNLNPRLIVDASHANSGKSHHRQAEVALEIGAQLEDAGTAAGAIAGVMLESFLVGGAQNLDVAEHAAGHSDLVYGQSVTDACMEWDVTASVLEQLAASSRKRRAFTMAT; encoded by the coding sequence ATGAGCGCAACAGCCACCGAAACCCAGCAGTCGACGTCGAAACGCCAGTCGACGTCGAACCTGAGGGTCAGCGAGATCACCGCCCTGCCCACGCCGCAGGAGATGATCGCGGAACTGCCGCTGGACGCAAAGGCGGCCGATGTCGTCGAACGCGGCCGCGACGAAGTCCGGGCCATCATGGACGGCGTGGACGACCGGCTGCTGGTGATCGTCGGTCCGTGCTCCATCCATGACCCCAAGGCCGGCCTGGAATACGCCCACCGGCTGGTCAGCCAGGCCGAGAAGCACAAGGAAGACCTGCTGATCGTCATGCGGACCTACTTCGAGAAGCCGCGCACCACCGTGGGCTGGAAGGGCCTCATCAACGATCCGCACCTTGACGGCAGCCATGACATCGCGACGGGACTTCGGGCCGCCCGCCAGTTCCTGCAGCAGGTCACCTCGCTGGGCCTGCCCACGGCCACGGAGTTCCTGGAACCCATCAGCCCGCAGTACATGGCAGACCTCGTCTCCTGGGGAGCCATCGGCGCGCGGACTACGGAAAGCCAGATCCACCGGCAGCTCGCCTCCGGCCTCTCCATGCCCATCGGCTTCAAGAACGGAACCGACGGCGACCTCCAGGTGGCGGTCGACGCCTGCAGCGCCGCCGCCGCAGCCCAGGCCTTCCTCGGCATCGACGGCGACGGCCGGGCCGCGCTGGTGTCCACCGCGGGCAACCCCGACACCCACGTGATCCTCCGCGGCGGCCGGAAGGGCCCCAACTACTCCGCCGCCGACGTCGAGGCGGCCTCCGCCAAGCTCGCCGCCAAGAACCTCAACCCGCGGCTGATCGTGGACGCCAGCCACGCCAACAGCGGCAAGAGCCACCACCGCCAGGCCGAGGTGGCGCTCGAGATCGGCGCGCAACTCGAGGACGCGGGAACGGCCGCAGGAGCGATCGCCGGCGTCATGCTGGAGAGCTTCCTGGTGGGCGGCGCGCAGAACCTCGACGTGGCCGAACACGCCGCCGGACACTCGGACCTGGTCTACGGCCAGAGCGTGACAGATGCCTGCATGGAGTGGGATGTGACGGCGTCCGTCCTCGAACAGTTGGCGGCGTCGTCGCGGAAACGGCGGGCTTTCACAATGGCCACGTGA
- a CDS encoding MFS transporter, with the protein MPNVAARRQRRRQRKIQNDQHPTDRRLESHCRCVHVQLHRSGILIALATSLTLWQEYFGFSNLVVGLIAALSANAFGAAVGAMIGGPLGDRYGRKFIYTYDLILYMIGTALVIFAVTPWMLIVGVILTGIAVGAGVPVAWTYIAEEAPSEQRARHVGTAQFAWSLAPALVFLLAAVVVPLGLLGSRLVFAHLFVIAFITWWIRRRLSESHTWKKSNEARLLEEASGVKRRNYRELLTNATNLKALLFLVGVYALWNLVAGQMGIFMPRVYESSGVESSAEQNLLQVLLWTLTVLATYFGFMKYGDRIDRRLLYGIGAVLGLAAWVLLVFVHVTMPVLILFAALWGISAGIGAQAFYALWAAEMFATRYRASAQGVLFFVARIVVGLLSYWFPTLLAERGVPFVGAIMIGALVAAMLIGVIWAPDTQGKSLEQIEQERYGEPAKQPVEQTTA; encoded by the coding sequence ATGCCGAACGTGGCTGCCCGGCGCCAACGGCGTCGCCAGAGAAAGATTCAGAATGACCAACACCCCACAGATCGGCGGCTGGAAAGCCACTGTCGCTGTGTCCATGTCCAACTACATCGAAGCGGGATCCTCATCGCCCTGGCGACGAGCCTGACGCTGTGGCAGGAGTATTTCGGCTTCAGCAACCTGGTTGTCGGGCTGATCGCCGCCCTCAGCGCCAACGCCTTCGGTGCCGCCGTCGGCGCGATGATCGGCGGACCACTGGGCGACCGCTACGGCCGCAAGTTCATCTACACCTACGACCTCATCCTGTACATGATCGGCACAGCCCTGGTGATTTTTGCCGTGACCCCCTGGATGCTCATAGTTGGCGTGATCCTCACCGGGATCGCGGTGGGAGCAGGCGTGCCAGTCGCGTGGACCTACATCGCGGAGGAGGCACCCTCTGAACAGCGGGCACGGCACGTGGGCACCGCCCAGTTTGCGTGGTCGCTCGCACCGGCACTGGTCTTCCTCCTTGCCGCCGTCGTGGTTCCGCTGGGGCTGCTGGGCAGCCGTCTGGTCTTCGCGCACCTGTTCGTCATTGCTTTCATCACCTGGTGGATCCGCCGCCGGCTTTCCGAGTCCCACACCTGGAAGAAGTCGAACGAAGCGCGGCTGCTGGAGGAGGCATCCGGCGTCAAGCGCCGCAACTACCGCGAGTTGCTGACCAACGCCACCAACCTGAAGGCCCTCCTGTTCCTCGTGGGCGTCTACGCACTCTGGAACCTGGTTGCCGGGCAAATGGGCATCTTCATGCCGCGGGTCTACGAGTCATCCGGGGTTGAATCGTCCGCCGAGCAGAACCTGCTCCAGGTGCTGCTCTGGACGCTTACCGTCCTGGCGACCTACTTCGGCTTCATGAAGTACGGGGACCGCATTGACCGCCGCCTGCTGTACGGGATCGGCGCCGTGCTGGGCCTTGCCGCCTGGGTCCTGCTGGTCTTTGTCCACGTCACGATGCCGGTATTGATCCTCTTCGCGGCACTCTGGGGCATTTCGGCCGGCATTGGTGCCCAGGCCTTCTACGCCCTGTGGGCAGCCGAAATGTTCGCCACCCGCTACAGGGCCAGCGCACAGGGTGTGCTCTTCTTCGTGGCCCGCATCGTGGTCGGCCTGCTGAGCTACTGGTTCCCGACGCTGCTGGCCGAGCGCGGCGTGCCCTTTGTCGGAGCCATCATGATTGGGGCTTTGGTGGCAGCCATGCTCATCGGGGTTATCTGGGCACCTGATACCCAGGGCAAGAGTCTGGAGCAGATCGAGCAGGAACGCTACGGCGAGCCTGCCAAGCAGCCGGTGGAGCAAACCACGGCATAA
- a CDS encoding rhamnulokinase: MSTAAVTGVDGGVFAAVDIGASSGRVILGRISTDGGPARATLDVVHRFPNAVVQSDGGLRWGFDALFAEVLTGLAAAGKAAAERGETITSIGIDTWAVDYGLVTKDGELTAQPYSYRDERSRAAVARVHGRLDPARLYATTGLQFLQFNTLYQLAAEPDLDGLQALLIPDLIAFLLTGQRRTEATNASTTGLFDAVAGEWASELFGPLGLPRDLFPPLIQPGETLGTLLPGIAQQTALPQDTKVVAVGSHDTASAVAAVPAEQKNFAYISSGTWSLVGLELHHPVLTEASRAANFTNERGVDGTTRYLRNVGGLWLLSECQRTWADEGYRPAIGELLDAAAGLPPGGPRINPDDPAFIAPDNMPDRIRAAARNTGAVLPAEPAAVVRCILDSLAAGYARTIADAERLAGVAVGVVHIVGGGSQNGLLCQLTAQATGKPVIAGPVEATALGNVLVQARAAGVATGGLPELRRIVVAGTSLHRYEPLDLISNAARN, translated from the coding sequence GTGAGCACGGCGGCAGTTACCGGTGTCGACGGCGGCGTGTTCGCCGCCGTCGACATCGGCGCCTCCTCGGGGCGCGTCATCCTGGGGCGGATCAGCACCGACGGCGGTCCCGCGCGGGCCACGCTCGACGTCGTGCACCGTTTCCCCAACGCCGTGGTGCAGTCCGACGGCGGCCTCCGCTGGGGCTTCGACGCCCTCTTCGCCGAGGTGCTCACCGGCCTCGCTGCCGCCGGCAAGGCGGCAGCCGAGCGGGGGGAAACGATCACCAGCATCGGCATCGACACCTGGGCGGTGGACTACGGTCTGGTCACCAAGGACGGCGAACTCACCGCGCAGCCGTACAGCTACCGGGACGAACGCAGCCGCGCCGCCGTCGCCCGGGTGCACGGGAGGCTGGATCCGGCACGGCTCTACGCCACTACGGGGCTGCAGTTCCTGCAGTTCAACACGCTCTACCAGCTCGCCGCAGAACCGGATCTGGACGGGCTGCAGGCCCTGCTGATCCCGGACCTCATCGCGTTCCTGCTCACCGGGCAGCGCCGCACCGAGGCCACCAACGCCTCCACCACCGGGCTGTTCGACGCCGTCGCGGGGGAGTGGGCCAGCGAGCTGTTCGGACCCCTGGGCCTGCCCAGGGACCTGTTCCCGCCGCTGATCCAGCCCGGCGAAACCCTGGGAACCCTGCTGCCCGGAATCGCCCAGCAGACCGCGCTGCCCCAGGACACCAAGGTGGTGGCCGTAGGCTCGCACGACACCGCGTCCGCCGTCGCCGCCGTTCCCGCGGAGCAGAAGAATTTCGCCTACATATCCTCCGGCACCTGGTCCCTCGTGGGGCTGGAACTGCACCACCCGGTGCTCACCGAAGCCAGCCGCGCGGCGAACTTCACCAACGAGCGCGGTGTGGACGGCACCACCCGGTACCTGCGCAACGTCGGCGGCCTCTGGCTGCTCAGCGAATGCCAGCGCACCTGGGCCGACGAAGGCTACCGGCCGGCGATCGGGGAACTCCTCGACGCAGCCGCGGGGCTCCCGCCCGGCGGGCCGAGGATCAACCCCGACGATCCGGCGTTCATCGCCCCGGACAACATGCCCGACCGGATCCGCGCAGCAGCCCGCAACACCGGCGCCGTCCTTCCGGCCGAGCCGGCAGCGGTCGTCCGCTGCATCCTGGACAGCCTCGCCGCCGGGTATGCGCGCACCATCGCCGACGCCGAACGCCTCGCCGGTGTTGCCGTGGGCGTGGTGCACATTGTCGGCGGCGGCTCGCAGAACGGGCTGCTGTGCCAGCTCACGGCACAGGCCACCGGCAAGCCCGTCATCGCCGGCCCGGTCGAGGCCACGGCCCTTGGCAACGTGCTGGTCCAGGCCCGCGCCGCAGGTGTGGCCACCGGCGGTTTGCCGGAACTTCGCAGGATCGTGGTAGCAGGAACGAGCCTGCACCGCTACGAGCCCCTCGACCTCATCTCCAACGCGGCCAGGAACTAA
- a CDS encoding bifunctional aldolase/short-chain dehydrogenase — translation MENIEATGNKTVEDLISRSNRLGADKRNTNFAGGNTSAKGFEKDPVTGEDVQLLWVKGSGGDLGTLKAQNLAVLRLDRLQALRNVYPGVEREDEMVAAFDYCLHGKGGAASSIDTAMHGLVDAAHVDHLHPDSGIAIATAADGEALTAKIFGDKVVWVPWRRPGFQLGLDIAAIKDANPQAIGTILGGHGITAWGATSEEAEANSLWIIAEAEKYIAQNGKAEPFGGKLPGYGPLPEAERKAKAAALAPVIRGLASADKPQVGHFSDDPAVLEFLEAAEHPRLGALGTSCPDHFLRTKVKPLILDLPADASIEDSVARLKELHAEYREDYQAYYDRHADQDSPALRGADPAIVLVPGVGMFSYGANKQTARVAGEFYLNAINVMRGAEAISTYAPIDEAEKFRIEYWALEEAKLARMPKPKSHATRIALVTGAASGIGKAIATRLAAEGACVVIADLNLENAQAVAAELGGPDVAVGVQADVTNEAQVAAAIDEAVLAFGGVDLVVNNAGLSISKPLLETTEKDWDLQHNVMAKGSFLVAKAAAKVMIEQGLGGDIIYISSKNSVFAGPNNIAYSATKADQAHQVRLLAAELGEYGIRVNGINPDGVVRGSGIFAGGWGAKRAAVYGVDEEKLGEYYAQRTLLKREVLPEHVANAAAVLTSNELSHTTGLHIPVDAGVAAAFLR, via the coding sequence ATGGAAAACATTGAAGCCACAGGCAATAAGACTGTTGAAGACCTGATTTCCCGGTCCAACCGTCTGGGCGCGGATAAGCGGAACACGAATTTTGCCGGCGGCAACACCTCCGCGAAGGGCTTTGAGAAGGACCCGGTCACGGGCGAGGACGTCCAGCTCCTCTGGGTGAAGGGCTCGGGCGGGGACCTGGGCACGCTGAAGGCCCAGAACCTAGCGGTCCTCCGCCTGGACCGGCTGCAGGCGCTGAGGAACGTTTACCCGGGCGTGGAGCGCGAGGACGAGATGGTCGCGGCGTTCGATTACTGCCTGCACGGTAAGGGCGGCGCCGCCTCCTCCATCGACACCGCCATGCACGGCCTCGTGGACGCGGCACACGTGGATCACCTGCACCCCGACTCGGGCATTGCGATCGCCACCGCTGCCGATGGTGAGGCGCTCACCGCCAAGATCTTCGGCGACAAGGTGGTCTGGGTGCCCTGGCGCCGGCCGGGCTTCCAGCTGGGCCTGGACATCGCCGCGATCAAGGACGCCAACCCGCAGGCCATCGGCACCATCCTGGGCGGGCACGGCATCACCGCCTGGGGCGCCACCAGCGAGGAAGCCGAAGCCAACTCGCTCTGGATCATCGCCGAGGCCGAGAAGTACATCGCCCAGAACGGCAAGGCCGAACCGTTCGGCGGCAAGCTGCCGGGCTACGGCCCGCTCCCGGAGGCCGAACGCAAAGCGAAGGCCGCCGCGCTGGCACCGGTGATCCGCGGCCTGGCCTCGGCGGACAAGCCGCAGGTGGGGCACTTCAGCGATGACCCCGCCGTGCTGGAGTTCCTCGAGGCCGCAGAACACCCCCGCCTGGGCGCGCTGGGCACGTCCTGCCCGGACCACTTCCTGCGCACCAAGGTCAAGCCGCTCATCCTGGATCTGCCCGCGGACGCCTCCATCGAGGACTCCGTGGCCCGGCTGAAGGAACTCCACGCCGAATACCGCGAGGACTACCAGGCCTACTACGACCGCCACGCCGACCAGGACAGCCCGGCCCTGCGCGGTGCCGACCCGGCCATCGTCCTGGTTCCCGGCGTCGGCATGTTCTCCTACGGTGCCAACAAGCAGACTGCCCGCGTGGCCGGGGAGTTCTACCTGAACGCGATCAACGTGATGCGCGGCGCCGAGGCGATCTCCACCTACGCCCCGATCGATGAGGCCGAGAAGTTCCGGATCGAGTACTGGGCCCTGGAGGAAGCCAAGCTGGCCCGGATGCCCAAGCCCAAGTCCCACGCCACCCGCATCGCCCTGGTCACCGGTGCGGCCTCCGGCATCGGCAAGGCCATCGCCACCCGCCTCGCCGCGGAGGGCGCCTGCGTGGTCATCGCGGACCTGAACCTGGAAAACGCCCAGGCCGTCGCCGCCGAACTCGGCGGCCCGGACGTCGCCGTCGGCGTCCAGGCGGACGTCACCAACGAGGCCCAGGTCGCTGCGGCCATCGATGAGGCGGTGCTGGCCTTCGGCGGCGTGGACCTGGTGGTCAACAACGCCGGCCTGTCCATCTCCAAGCCGCTGCTGGAAACCACCGAGAAGGACTGGGACCTGCAGCACAACGTCATGGCCAAGGGTTCCTTCCTGGTGGCCAAGGCCGCCGCGAAGGTCATGATCGAGCAGGGCCTGGGCGGGGACATCATCTACATCTCCTCCAAGAACTCCGTGTTCGCCGGCCCGAACAACATCGCCTACTCCGCCACCAAGGCCGACCAGGCCCACCAGGTCCGCCTGCTCGCGGCGGAACTGGGCGAATACGGCATCCGCGTCAACGGCATCAACCCCGACGGCGTGGTCCGCGGCTCCGGCATCTTCGCCGGCGGCTGGGGCGCCAAGCGCGCCGCCGTCTACGGCGTGGACGAGGAGAAGCTGGGCGAGTACTACGCCCAGCGCACCCTGCTCAAGCGCGAGGTCCTGCCGGAGCACGTCGCCAACGCCGCGGCCGTGCTCACCAGCAACGAACTCTCGCACACCACCGGCCTGCACATTCCGGTCGACGCCGGCGTCGCGGCAGCATTCCTGCGGTGA
- the rhaI gene encoding L-rhamnose isomerase, whose protein sequence is MNNTASALGRLSELAIEVPSWAYGNSGTRFKVFGTPGTPRTVQEKLADAAKVHELTGLAPTVALHIPWDKVDDYAALKEYAAGLGVGLGTINSNTFQDDEYKFGSLTSSDDAVRRRAIDHHFECIDIMHAAGSKDLKIWLADGTNYPGQDDMRGRQDRLAESLQEIYARLGEDHRLVLEYKFFEPAFYHTDVPDWGTSYAQTLALGEKAFVCLDTGHHAPGTNIEFIVMQLLRLGKLGSFDFNSRFYADDDLIVGAADPFQLFRIMHEVIRGGGFGKDSGVALMLDQCHNLEEKIPGQIRSVLNVQEMTARALLIDTEALTEAQRAGDVLAANAVFNDAFYTDVRPVLAEWRESRGLPADPVAAYKASGYQKKINEDRVGGQQAGWGA, encoded by the coding sequence ATGAACAACACAGCATCGGCACTGGGCCGGCTTTCGGAGCTTGCGATTGAGGTTCCGTCATGGGCCTACGGCAACTCGGGCACCAGGTTCAAGGTGTTCGGCACCCCCGGTACCCCGCGCACCGTCCAGGAGAAACTGGCGGATGCCGCCAAGGTCCATGAGCTCACCGGCCTGGCGCCCACCGTGGCGCTGCACATCCCGTGGGACAAGGTGGACGATTATGCGGCCCTGAAGGAGTACGCGGCCGGCCTGGGTGTGGGGCTGGGAACGATCAACTCGAACACTTTCCAGGATGACGAGTACAAGTTCGGCTCGCTGACGTCATCGGACGACGCCGTCCGGCGCCGCGCGATCGACCACCACTTCGAGTGCATCGACATCATGCACGCCGCCGGGTCGAAGGACCTGAAGATCTGGCTCGCGGACGGCACGAACTACCCGGGCCAGGATGACATGCGCGGCCGCCAGGACCGGCTGGCCGAATCCCTGCAGGAGATCTACGCCCGCCTGGGCGAGGACCACCGCCTGGTGCTGGAGTACAAGTTCTTCGAGCCGGCTTTCTACCACACGGACGTTCCGGACTGGGGCACCTCGTACGCGCAGACCCTGGCGCTGGGCGAGAAGGCCTTTGTCTGCCTGGACACTGGCCATCATGCCCCCGGCACCAACATCGAGTTCATCGTGATGCAGCTGCTGCGCCTGGGCAAGCTGGGCTCCTTCGACTTCAACTCGCGCTTCTACGCTGATGATGACCTGATCGTGGGCGCGGCGGATCCCTTCCAGCTGTTCCGCATCATGCATGAGGTGATCCGCGGCGGCGGCTTCGGCAAGGACTCCGGGGTGGCGTTGATGCTGGACCAGTGCCACAACCTGGAGGAGAAGATCCCGGGCCAGATCCGCTCGGTGCTGAACGTGCAGGAGATGACCGCCCGTGCGCTGCTCATCGACACCGAGGCGTTGACCGAAGCCCAGCGCGCCGGCGATGTCCTGGCTGCGAATGCCGTGTTCAACGACGCCTTCTACACCGACGTCCGGCCGGTCCTGGCCGAATGGCGTGAATCCCGCGGGCTGCCCGCGGACCCGGTGGCCGCCTACAAGGCCAGCGGCTACCAGAAGAAAATCAACGAGGACCGCGTGGGCGGCCAGCAAGCCGGATGGGGCGCATAA
- a CDS encoding L-rhamnose mutarotase, translated as MRVCFRSSVQPELLEEYRRRHAAVWPEMLTALKDAGWNNYSLFLDDDGLLIGYLECDDFDAVRARMALTDVNARWQAEMATLFRGSDVPPDEGFRVLDEVFNLDGQLAAAAGGNADAAAEL; from the coding sequence ATGAGGGTTTGCTTCCGATCCTCCGTCCAGCCGGAGCTGCTGGAGGAGTACCGCCGACGCCACGCTGCTGTCTGGCCGGAGATGCTGACCGCGCTCAAGGACGCGGGCTGGAACAACTACTCGCTGTTCCTGGACGACGACGGGCTGCTGATCGGGTACCTCGAATGCGACGACTTTGACGCCGTGCGGGCCCGGATGGCACTCACGGACGTCAACGCCCGCTGGCAGGCCGAAATGGCCACGCTCTTCCGGGGCAGCGATGTTCCGCCCGACGAGGGCTTCCGGGTCCTCGACGAGGTGTTCAATCTCGACGGGCAGCTGGCCGCGGCCGCCGGCGGCAACGCTGACGCCGCCGCCGAACTCTAG
- a CDS encoding LacI family DNA-binding transcriptional regulator, whose amino-acid sequence MSRAASIKDVANHAQVAVGTVSNVLNNPDRVSKRTKDRVLQAIDELGFVRNDAARQLRAGHSRTIGVVVLDVGNPFFTSLVRAAEDAAAVNGSAVLLGDSGHDANRESHYIDLFQEQRVQGLLISPVGDVADRLEALRQRGVPTVLVDRLADEDRFSSVSVDDDAGGYLAARHLLDLGRRKLAFVGGPLSIRQVSDRLLGARRAVAEVDGAALEVLDSDGQSVLAGRGVGNSLVERGTGNMPDGIFCANDLLALGVMQSLTMMNGVRIPDDVALIGYDDIDFAVSAVVPLSSIRQPTEAIGRTAIELLTEELDGQHARHRAVVFTPELVVRQSTAGAEAPH is encoded by the coding sequence ATGTCGCGGGCAGCCAGCATCAAGGACGTCGCCAACCACGCGCAGGTTGCGGTGGGAACGGTCTCCAACGTCCTTAACAATCCCGACCGCGTCTCCAAACGCACCAAGGACAGGGTGCTGCAGGCGATCGACGAGCTCGGCTTCGTCCGCAACGATGCCGCCCGGCAGCTTCGCGCAGGGCACAGCCGGACCATCGGCGTCGTGGTCCTGGACGTCGGCAACCCGTTCTTCACCTCGCTGGTCCGGGCCGCCGAGGACGCTGCGGCCGTGAACGGCAGCGCCGTGCTGCTGGGCGACAGCGGCCACGACGCGAACCGGGAATCGCACTACATCGACCTCTTCCAGGAGCAGCGCGTCCAGGGCCTGCTGATCTCCCCGGTGGGGGACGTGGCCGACAGGCTGGAAGCCCTGCGGCAGCGCGGCGTTCCCACGGTCCTGGTGGACCGGCTGGCTGACGAGGACCGCTTCAGTTCGGTGTCTGTGGATGACGACGCCGGCGGCTACCTTGCCGCCCGGCACCTCCTCGATCTCGGGCGCAGGAAGCTGGCCTTCGTGGGCGGGCCGCTGTCCATCCGCCAGGTTTCCGACCGCCTCCTCGGCGCCCGCCGCGCCGTGGCCGAGGTGGACGGCGCAGCGCTGGAGGTGCTCGACTCCGACGGCCAGTCCGTGCTCGCCGGACGCGGCGTGGGCAACAGCCTCGTGGAACGGGGCACCGGGAACATGCCGGACGGCATCTTCTGCGCCAACGACCTGCTGGCGCTCGGGGTGATGCAGTCGCTGACCATGATGAACGGCGTGCGCATTCCTGATGACGTGGCCCTGATTGGCTACGACGACATCGACTTCGCCGTGTCCGCCGTCGTGCCACTCTCCTCCATCCGACAGCCGACCGAGGCAATCGGCAGGACGGCCATTGAACTCCTGACGGAGGAACTGGACGGGCAGCACGCGCGGCACCGCGCCGTCGTCTTCACCCCCGAGCTGGTGGTCCGGCAAAGCACCGCAGGGGCTGAAGCACCCCACTGA
- a CDS encoding rhamnogalacturonan acetylesterase: MKILLAGDSTVATCPTYEYPMSGWGAHLAPEVYSWGAVHNFAKGGATTESFREEGLWYELLHQAVSGDVVLIQFGHNDQKRAHLAARGGYADNLRRMVADVRAKGATPVLCTSVERRYFRNGILEETLGEYPAVVRDLGAELGLDVVDLNSWTRALYAELGEEGSKDLFFHFGPGEHAHWAGGLLDDTHFHERGARRIAAFVATRLEVLGFRPEPDLLGVL; the protein is encoded by the coding sequence ATGAAGATTTTGCTGGCCGGAGATTCGACCGTGGCCACCTGTCCCACCTACGAGTACCCGATGAGCGGCTGGGGCGCCCACCTTGCGCCCGAGGTCTACTCGTGGGGTGCCGTCCACAACTTCGCCAAGGGCGGGGCAACCACCGAGTCCTTCCGGGAAGAGGGGCTGTGGTACGAACTTCTGCACCAGGCGGTCAGCGGGGACGTGGTGCTCATTCAGTTCGGCCACAACGACCAGAAGCGCGCGCACCTGGCCGCCCGGGGCGGTTATGCGGACAACCTCCGCCGGATGGTGGCTGATGTCAGGGCGAAGGGTGCCACCCCCGTCCTCTGCACCTCGGTGGAAAGGCGGTACTTCCGCAACGGCATCCTGGAGGAGACGCTGGGGGAGTACCCCGCAGTGGTCCGGGACCTGGGCGCCGAGCTCGGCCTCGACGTGGTGGACCTCAACTCCTGGACCCGGGCCCTGTATGCCGAGCTTGGCGAGGAGGGGTCCAAGGACCTGTTCTTCCACTTCGGCCCCGGTGAGCACGCGCACTGGGCAGGCGGCCTGCTGGATGACACCCACTTCCACGAGCGCGGAGCACGCCGGATCGCCGCGTTCGTGGCCACCCGCCTCGAAGTGCTGGGCTTCCGGCCGGAACCGGACCTGCTGGGGGTCCTCTGA